One Sulfoacidibacillus ferrooxidans DNA window includes the following coding sequences:
- the pstC gene encoding phosphate ABC transporter permease subunit PstC, translating into MKQQRYGVGNILFVLLIAGSGAFVVLLMGVVLGELLIHAWPAMIKFGPSVLWATVWRPSDQLFGMWPWIEATVISSLIGVVLATVVGTATALVITRMRLRWLRRLSSALVQWLSLIPSVIFGLWGLTFIAPIVSLTMRHQSILLAVHHTDGEGLLLAGLTLGAMLIPTIVAVTRETLMAVPTSIVEGALALGLTINEATVEVILPYARRGIFGAVLLALGRALGETVAVVMVIGSEPQIATSLFSKTDTLTSVIATQWNHGHGQFSHSVLFEAGLLLYICTFIFYTVARMYVPKTLAAARLQLW; encoded by the coding sequence GTGAAACAGCAGCGCTACGGGGTAGGAAATATACTATTTGTCCTATTGATTGCGGGTTCCGGCGCTTTCGTCGTTTTATTAATGGGCGTAGTTCTTGGTGAACTTCTTATACATGCGTGGCCGGCAATGATCAAGTTTGGTCCAAGTGTTTTATGGGCAACAGTATGGCGTCCCAGTGACCAGTTATTTGGGATGTGGCCGTGGATAGAAGCAACTGTGATCAGTTCATTGATTGGAGTGGTGCTAGCCACGGTCGTTGGCACAGCGACAGCCCTCGTAATTACGCGGATGCGACTTAGATGGTTACGGAGACTTTCTTCTGCACTTGTGCAGTGGTTGTCACTAATACCTAGTGTGATCTTTGGATTGTGGGGGCTTACATTTATTGCACCAATAGTATCACTTACTATGAGGCATCAATCGATTCTCCTAGCAGTACATCATACTGATGGCGAAGGACTGTTACTTGCTGGCTTAACATTAGGTGCGATGCTTATACCAACGATTGTTGCAGTGACTCGTGAAACGCTTATGGCAGTACCTACGAGTATAGTGGAGGGAGCGTTAGCGCTTGGTCTTACGATCAATGAAGCAACGGTCGAAGTCATCCTGCCTTATGCAAGACGCGGTATTTTTGGTGCCGTTTTACTGGCGTTGGGACGAGCTTTGGGAGAAACGGTTGCAGTTGTCATGGTGATTGGAAGTGAGCCACAGATAGCTACTTCTTTATTTTCCAAAACGGATACGTTAACAAGTGTGATTGCAACACAGTGGAATCACGGCCATGGGCAGTTTAGTCATTCCGTCCTATTTGAGGCTGGATTGCTACTTTATATATGCACCTTTATCTTTTACACAGTGGCTCGAATGTATGTGCCTAAAACACTTGCTGCAGCGAGACTTCAACTATGGTAA
- a CDS encoding DUF3905 domain-containing protein, which yields MTEKKAPWRDTPLDHWSTDVDPAIMASDVWVGKGDPGVDKAVTEDTIAGLQTNMTVDRFMHPQHDVEGQD from the coding sequence ATGACTGAAAAAAAGGCTCCATGGCGAGATACTCCACTTGATCATTGGTCGACAGATGTAGATCCCGCAATTATGGCAAGTGACGTATGGGTCGGTAAAGGAGACCCAGGCGTGGATAAAGCGGTGACAGAAGATACTATTGCAGGATTACAGACAAATATGACGGTGGATCGTTTTATGCATCCACAACATGATGTGGAGGGGCAGGATTAA
- a CDS encoding CBS domain-containing protein, which yields MLIRDLMTTNVLTCNESTTITEVAKQMSSQNVGSVPVVSGGKLSGIITDRDIVTKCIATGSDSHSMTVSSCMTKNPVTVSSDTDAHDAARMMATKQIRRLPVVDNGKLVGICALGDLAVVDIHVDEAGEALSGISEQTQLH from the coding sequence ATGCTTATACGCGATCTGATGACAACAAACGTTTTGACATGTAACGAATCCACAACGATAACTGAAGTAGCAAAACAGATGAGCAGTCAGAACGTCGGATCTGTCCCTGTTGTTTCGGGCGGAAAATTGTCCGGTATCATCACAGACCGCGATATCGTTACCAAATGCATTGCCACTGGCTCGGATAGTCATTCGATGACAGTGAGTAGTTGCATGACAAAAAATCCAGTCACCGTGTCATCAGATACAGATGCACACGATGCTGCGAGAATGATGGCCACAAAACAAATTCGTCGACTACCTGTTGTCGACAACGGAAAGTTAGTGGGTATATGCGCACTAGGAGATCTAGCTGTTGTTGATATTCATGTAGATGAGGCTGGCGAAGCACTTAGTGGTATTTCCGAACAAACCCAATTACACTAA
- a CDS encoding alpha/beta-type small acid-soluble spore protein — translation MAQGQKSNTLLVKSASRALDQLKYEVAGELGIQPPQDGYWGTMTTRDTGSIGGHITRKLVALAEQQLAGRQ, via the coding sequence GTGGCACAAGGACAAAAATCCAACACGCTACTTGTTAAAAGCGCCAGTCGGGCGCTCGATCAATTGAAGTATGAGGTGGCAGGAGAACTAGGTATTCAGCCGCCGCAAGATGGATATTGGGGTACCATGACAACTCGTGATACGGGTTCGATTGGTGGCCATATCACCCGCAAATTAGTTGCATTAGCGGAGCAACAATTAGCAGGTCGACAGTAA
- a CDS encoding citrate synthase has translation MTDGHFIEGLEDVVALSSEICFIDGDEGRLVYRGYDIHDLVKGSASFEEVVYLLWHGELPTKEQLSDFDKELRANRALNKEVLAALKMMPKDGNVMEMLRTLVSLAGLYDPDDQDNSYEGSIKKATRLVAQMSTMVASIERYRSGQEILLPNERLNHAANFLYMLQGKEPDEYTARAFEIALILHADHELNASTFAARVTAGTLSDIYSATVSAIGALKGPLHGGANEQVMLMLKEIGEPSKAPEWIKDALAKKRRIMGFGHRVYHTEDPRATHLREMSKEIGEREGNTTYYEMSRIVEQAVKEQKGLYPNVDFYSASTYFMMGIPIHVFTPVFAVSRISGWTAHVLEQYRNNRLIRPRAEYVGIKRRAYISMSER, from the coding sequence ATGACGGACGGGCATTTTATTGAAGGTTTAGAAGATGTTGTCGCCTTATCTTCTGAGATTTGTTTTATTGATGGGGACGAGGGTCGGTTGGTTTATCGAGGCTACGATATTCACGACCTTGTGAAAGGATCTGCCAGTTTCGAGGAAGTTGTTTATCTTTTGTGGCATGGTGAATTGCCGACAAAAGAGCAGTTGAGCGATTTTGATAAAGAACTTCGTGCAAATCGCGCATTAAATAAAGAAGTATTGGCTGCATTAAAGATGATGCCAAAAGATGGTAATGTCATGGAAATGCTTCGGACGCTCGTTTCACTTGCTGGGTTGTACGATCCAGATGATCAAGATAATTCGTATGAAGGTAGTATTAAAAAAGCTACGCGACTTGTTGCACAGATGAGCACGATGGTCGCTTCTATTGAGCGTTATCGAAGTGGGCAGGAGATTCTTTTGCCAAATGAACGATTAAACCATGCAGCTAACTTTTTATATATGTTACAAGGTAAAGAACCTGATGAATATACGGCGCGCGCATTTGAAATCGCCCTCATTCTTCATGCTGACCACGAATTAAATGCATCGACCTTTGCTGCGCGTGTTACTGCGGGTACTTTGTCAGATATCTACTCAGCAACGGTTTCTGCCATTGGAGCGTTAAAAGGTCCACTTCACGGTGGGGCAAATGAACAAGTTATGCTCATGTTAAAAGAAATTGGCGAGCCAAGTAAAGCACCTGAATGGATCAAAGATGCTCTTGCTAAGAAGCGACGCATTATGGGATTTGGTCATCGTGTATATCATACGGAAGATCCGCGCGCTACACATTTGAGGGAAATGTCCAAAGAAATCGGTGAACGTGAAGGAAATACCACTTATTATGAAATGTCTCGCATTGTGGAGCAAGCAGTAAAAGAACAAAAAGGTCTTTATCCAAATGTGGACTTTTACTCTGCATCTACGTACTTTATGATGGGAATTCCGATTCACGTGTTTACACCTGTGTTCGCGGTGAGTCGAATTTCTGGTTGGACTGCTCATGTGTTAGAACAGTATCGTAATAATCGTTTGATTCGCCCACGGGCTGAGTATGTTGGCATCAAAAGGCGCGCCTATATTTCCATGTCAGAACGTTAA
- the lgt gene encoding prolipoprotein diacylglyceryl transferase produces the protein MHQYWFFIGHFPVRAYSTLFLLAFLLGLGVTVYFAKNEGKSDLIEHIVNLGPLLFIGGLIGSRIWQVFFFDWGYYRLHPGQIVAIWHGGLSIQGGIVGSLIVGFIYIRKYDLHFWELADLFAPGIILGQSIGRDANLMNGDAFGSPTGGDFGLLYPKNTLARATYGDQPLWPAEVWEGQGDVLIFAILLILKLKRWPRGWIFLFQTILYNIERFLLEMLRGDSPRFLFHWDAAQWTSAPVIVLCVVLFPILLWFDKKHGQSVITS, from the coding sequence ATGCACCAATATTGGTTTTTTATTGGCCATTTCCCTGTAAGGGCCTATAGTACCTTATTTCTTCTGGCCTTTTTACTTGGACTTGGGGTAACTGTATATTTTGCAAAAAACGAGGGAAAATCAGATCTCATTGAACATATTGTAAACCTTGGCCCATTGTTATTTATCGGTGGACTGATTGGTTCTCGCATTTGGCAGGTATTCTTTTTTGATTGGGGATACTATCGACTGCATCCAGGGCAGATTGTAGCTATCTGGCATGGTGGTTTATCCATTCAAGGTGGTATTGTGGGTAGTCTGATTGTGGGTTTCATTTATATCCGCAAGTACGACCTGCATTTTTGGGAACTTGCAGACTTATTTGCTCCAGGAATTATCTTGGGACAAAGCATCGGCCGCGATGCCAACCTAATGAACGGAGATGCATTTGGTTCGCCAACTGGAGGCGACTTTGGATTACTGTATCCCAAAAACACCCTAGCGCGTGCCACCTATGGTGATCAACCGCTTTGGCCTGCAGAAGTGTGGGAAGGTCAGGGCGATGTACTTATTTTCGCCATCTTGCTCATCTTGAAGCTAAAACGCTGGCCACGCGGATGGATTTTTCTCTTTCAAACGATTCTTTATAATATAGAGCGATTTCTCTTAGAAATGCTCCGTGGGGATAGTCCACGATTTCTCTTCCACTGGGATGCCGCACAATGGACAAGCGCACCAGTCATCGTCCTTTGTGTCGTACTTTTCCCCATATTACTATGGTTTGACAAAAAACATGGGCAGTCAGTTATCACTTCATGA
- the rnz gene encoding ribonuclease Z, with protein MLFLGTGAGAPTPKRNVSCTALTFDQGSEIWLFDCGEGTQQQLARARHSVAHVNHIFITHLHGDHILGLPGLLGSRSMQARVTEPLMIFGPPGLRSFLTCVLDATQTTLGFPLTIHEIEQDGVILENAHMTVEARQLVHGVKSFGYALLEHERPGRFHRDLAQSAGIPEGPLYGQLKRGYDIRLPDGQIMLSKEFVDPPIRGRKIVILGDTISCAASLQLAQCADVLVHEATFSDEQRQLAQISMHSTAAQAAELAVHAHVSTLIMTHISARYEAQSTDHPLLQEARAIFEHTYLAEDFSVFSIPRTGLVAEDAR; from the coding sequence CTGCTATTTTTAGGGACTGGCGCTGGGGCACCCACACCAAAACGCAATGTCTCATGCACAGCATTAACATTTGACCAAGGTTCAGAGATATGGTTATTTGACTGTGGAGAAGGCACTCAACAACAACTAGCACGTGCAAGACATAGCGTAGCGCATGTCAACCACATTTTTATTACACATTTACATGGAGATCATATCCTTGGTTTGCCCGGATTATTAGGCAGTCGCTCGATGCAAGCGCGCGTGACTGAGCCACTCATGATTTTCGGGCCGCCAGGGCTACGGTCCTTTTTGACTTGTGTATTGGACGCAACACAAACGACTTTAGGATTCCCCCTTACTATTCATGAGATCGAACAAGATGGAGTTATCCTTGAGAATGCCCATATGACAGTGGAGGCAAGACAACTTGTACACGGTGTGAAAAGTTTCGGTTATGCTTTGCTTGAACATGAAAGGCCTGGTCGATTTCATAGAGATCTCGCCCAATCTGCAGGTATTCCTGAAGGACCGCTATACGGCCAACTGAAACGTGGGTATGATATACGCTTGCCTGATGGTCAAATCATGCTTAGCAAAGAATTTGTTGATCCACCCATTCGCGGTAGAAAAATTGTCATTTTAGGTGATACTATTTCTTGTGCAGCTTCTTTACAGTTAGCACAATGTGCAGATGTTTTGGTACATGAAGCTACATTTTCAGATGAACAACGTCAACTCGCACAAATCAGTATGCATTCTACTGCGGCACAAGCAGCAGAACTAGCTGTACATGCGCACGTCTCTACACTCATCATGACACATATAAGCGCACGCTATGAAGCACAGTCTACTGATCACCCTCTGCTACAAGAGGCAAGAGCTATTTTTGAGCACACCTATCTTGCTGAAGATTTTTCTGTTTTCTCCATACCTAGGACTGGCCTCGTAGCAGAGGACGCAAGATGA
- a CDS encoding threonine synthase, with amino-acid sequence MFSGLSHLACSTCDKTYGTEFRRQMCECGSPLFVQYDMDSLKREWTRDQLAERKQGMWRYHELLPVTHPDYMISMNEVMTPLMTLPNISKDMDVPLLLVKDESVLPTGTFKARGASVGISRAKQLGVKEIALATNGNAGAAWAAYAVRAGMKSLIAMPTSAPRVPYLETCYTGADVRLLEGTIAEAGIFVADYVLQTGAYEVSTFKEPYRLEGKKTIGFELAEQLSWKVPDVIVFPTGGGAGVVGIYKALVELQSLGWIEEGRFPKMVVIQAEGCAPLVRAYESGEKVSTYYENAETIAYGMRVPKSLADAHILSIIAKTEGIAYAVSDADIRKERQNIVRLDGFHACPEGAAALAGVRKLREIGFIKASERVVSINTGSGLKYVDQIDCAVQTAQEKI; translated from the coding sequence ATGTTTAGTGGGCTATCCCATTTGGCTTGTTCAACATGTGACAAAACGTATGGCACGGAGTTCCGCAGACAAATGTGTGAGTGTGGTTCACCACTTTTTGTGCAATATGACATGGACTCCTTAAAACGAGAATGGACACGCGATCAGTTGGCGGAAAGAAAGCAGGGTATGTGGCGATATCACGAATTACTTCCAGTTACTCACCCTGACTACATGATCAGTATGAATGAGGTCATGACACCTCTAATGACACTGCCTAATATTTCGAAAGATATGGATGTCCCCTTGTTACTAGTTAAAGATGAAAGTGTACTTCCCACAGGAACGTTTAAGGCTCGTGGAGCATCTGTTGGCATTTCTCGCGCTAAACAGTTAGGTGTAAAGGAGATTGCACTCGCCACCAATGGGAATGCAGGTGCAGCATGGGCCGCATACGCAGTGCGCGCTGGCATGAAATCGCTCATCGCGATGCCCACATCAGCTCCGCGAGTACCCTATCTTGAAACGTGTTATACAGGTGCAGATGTGAGATTACTCGAAGGGACCATTGCAGAGGCAGGAATATTCGTAGCAGATTATGTGTTGCAAACGGGCGCTTATGAAGTGTCAACATTTAAAGAACCGTATCGATTAGAAGGTAAAAAGACCATAGGATTTGAGTTAGCTGAACAATTATCATGGAAAGTTCCTGATGTGATTGTCTTTCCTACTGGGGGCGGAGCAGGTGTGGTTGGCATCTACAAAGCGCTAGTAGAACTACAGTCACTAGGCTGGATTGAAGAAGGTCGATTTCCGAAAATGGTGGTCATTCAAGCAGAAGGTTGTGCGCCACTCGTAAGAGCATATGAGAGTGGCGAAAAAGTATCTACTTATTATGAAAATGCCGAAACTATCGCTTACGGTATGCGTGTGCCAAAATCGCTTGCTGATGCCCACATCCTATCCATTATTGCAAAGACAGAAGGGATCGCTTACGCAGTTTCTGATGCGGATATACGTAAAGAACGCCAAAACATAGTGCGTCTTGATGGGTTTCACGCATGCCCAGAGGGGGCAGCTGCATTGGCAGGTGTTCGTAAGTTGCGTGAGATCGGGTTTATTAAAGCGAGTGAGCGAGTGGTCAGTATTAATACAGGTAGCGGGTTAAAGTATGTAGATCAAATTGACTGCGCTGTACAGACGGCACAGGAAAAGATCTAA
- the panD gene encoding aspartate 1-decarboxylase: protein MMRTVCKGKIHRATVTEARLDYVGSITIDQDLLLAANIRPYEMVQVTNVANATLWQTYAIPAEAGSGTVCLNGPPARLFQPSDLVIILSLGIIDDKEYESTISKVVHVDQVNHITSVESHPLAQLLKEMLETTQSI from the coding sequence ATGATGCGTACAGTGTGTAAGGGTAAGATTCATCGGGCAACAGTCACAGAAGCACGATTAGATTACGTGGGGAGTATTACTATTGATCAAGATTTACTTCTTGCAGCCAACATCCGCCCGTATGAAATGGTCCAAGTCACCAATGTTGCAAACGCCACACTATGGCAGACATATGCTATACCTGCTGAAGCTGGATCTGGTACCGTTTGTTTAAATGGCCCTCCGGCACGTTTATTTCAACCAAGCGATCTTGTCATTATTCTCTCACTTGGCATCATCGACGATAAAGAATACGAATCTACCATATCCAAAGTCGTGCATGTGGATCAAGTCAACCACATCACCTCAGTAGAATCACATCCTCTCGCACAACTACTAAAAGAAATGCTAGAAACAACCCAATCCATATAA
- the cbiB gene encoding adenosylcobinamide-phosphate synthase CbiB yields MTPMIPLHFEAAIGGLLIDTVVGDPTFFTHPVIWIARLAHFIEHKLYAQTSSALSKRIRGTILAFAVLAIVYTATAYFIWLAHLVNPWLGIALNVWLLSTTIAAKGLDQAGKRVLRPLQEGNLSDARMYTGYIVSRETDHLDEPELVRATVETIAENIVDAVVSPLFFGILGGAPLALLYRAANTLDSLFGYKNDRYLDFGYASARIDDVLNMIPARITLILLALAALFLHSTPAKVIRMVHRDAKKHPSPNSGIPESACAAILGVRLGGENRYHGSTHFRAYLGDPIRPLNQQTIIGVTHILWTTVILLFAICFIGMII; encoded by the coding sequence ATGACTCCTATGATTCCTTTACACTTTGAAGCAGCAATTGGTGGCTTACTCATTGATACCGTTGTCGGAGACCCCACATTTTTCACTCATCCTGTGATCTGGATCGCACGCCTAGCACATTTTATAGAACATAAGTTGTACGCACAAACATCCTCCGCTTTATCGAAACGCATTCGAGGTACTATTTTGGCATTCGCTGTTTTAGCCATTGTTTATACGGCTACCGCATATTTCATTTGGCTTGCCCATTTGGTCAATCCATGGCTTGGCATTGCGCTAAATGTATGGCTACTCTCGACGACCATCGCTGCAAAAGGGCTAGATCAAGCGGGAAAAAGAGTGTTACGCCCACTACAAGAAGGAAATCTCTCTGATGCGCGAATGTATACAGGATATATCGTTAGCAGGGAAACAGATCATCTTGATGAACCAGAGCTGGTTCGTGCAACCGTGGAAACGATAGCAGAAAACATCGTAGACGCAGTCGTATCACCGTTATTTTTTGGGATTTTAGGTGGTGCACCGCTCGCCCTGCTGTATCGAGCAGCCAATACTCTTGATTCTTTATTTGGTTATAAAAATGATCGCTATCTAGATTTTGGATATGCTAGTGCTCGTATCGATGACGTGCTCAATATGATTCCAGCACGAATCACGCTCATTCTCTTAGCTTTGGCCGCACTTTTTTTGCATTCTACTCCAGCCAAAGTAATTCGCATGGTGCATCGGGATGCTAAAAAACACCCGAGTCCGAATAGCGGTATTCCCGAAAGTGCCTGTGCAGCTATTCTTGGCGTTCGCTTAGGCGGAGAAAATCGATATCACGGAAGTACACACTTTCGAGCCTACTTAGGCGATCCTATTCGACCACTCAATCAGCAAACGATCATCGGTGTCACACATATATTATGGACGACTGTCATTTTGTTGTTTGCCATTTGCTTCATTGGAATGATTATCTAA
- the menH gene encoding 2-succinyl-6-hydroxy-2,4-cyclohexadiene-1-carboxylate synthase, whose product MISTSCHIVVNDVSYHVLDFTSGEVEQGEAPVVLLHGFAGSAEDFLFLGESQYAINKRCLAIDALGHGKTDIILNAKRYGMTYVMRDLDSILSTLQIPVIDLVGYSMGGRMALAYALFAPSRIAKLVLESASPGLRTREEREVRSRQDAELAERIQRNGIEEFVRYWEKIPLFASQHQVPNERLLRQKKTRLSQSPDGLAYSLLGVGTGSQMSYWDLVGNIRASTLLFTGQLDHKFTNIAQEISALMSSVSMIECPDVGHNVHLEKPEFFSERLFWFLHNVR is encoded by the coding sequence GTGATAAGCACATCTTGTCATATAGTAGTTAATGATGTTTCTTATCATGTGCTTGACTTTACTAGTGGTGAAGTAGAGCAGGGAGAAGCACCAGTTGTTTTATTGCATGGATTTGCAGGTTCAGCAGAAGATTTTTTATTTCTTGGCGAATCACAATACGCGATTAATAAACGATGTTTGGCCATTGATGCACTGGGTCATGGTAAAACAGATATCATTTTGAATGCAAAGCGATATGGAATGACATATGTTATGAGAGATCTCGATTCCATACTCTCAACATTACAAATTCCAGTGATCGATCTTGTCGGATATTCAATGGGTGGTCGAATGGCACTTGCGTATGCACTCTTTGCGCCTTCTAGAATAGCAAAACTGGTATTAGAAAGTGCGTCGCCAGGTCTTCGTACACGTGAAGAACGAGAGGTTAGGTCACGCCAGGATGCAGAATTAGCAGAGCGTATCCAAAGGAATGGAATCGAGGAGTTCGTACGTTATTGGGAAAAAATACCTTTGTTTGCTTCACAACATCAAGTGCCAAACGAGCGTTTATTGAGACAAAAAAAAACACGCCTTTCACAATCACCTGATGGTTTAGCCTATAGTTTGCTTGGCGTAGGCACAGGAAGTCAAATGAGTTATTGGGATTTGGTTGGAAATATAAGGGCATCAACTCTTCTTTTTACTGGTCAATTAGATCATAAATTTACAAATATTGCGCAGGAAATAAGTGCTCTCATGTCATCTGTATCGATGATAGAGTGTCCTGACGTGGGACATAATGTACATTTAGAAAAACCTGAGTTTTTTAGCGAACGCTTGTTCTGGTTTTTGCATAACGTTAGATAA
- the menD gene encoding 2-succinyl-5-enolpyruvyl-6-hydroxy-3-cyclohexene-1-carboxylic-acid synthase gives MSINPHLDVVTAFVSELAQLGVKHVCISPGSRSTPLTISFARHGECKTWTLLDERSAAFFALGLARSSGEPVVLVCTSGTAAANYLPAVVEARYSRVPLIVLTADRPTELRNVGTNQTIEQVGLYGAHVKWSIEMPTPDGAKELLAHARSTAARSVAIALSTPKGPVHINWPFREPLLPPYEVQDEVNTQLPKGLHIESGQRQLTASRLEYLAKMLTSIENGLFVVGPQFQQELAAPLLEVATRLQFPVLADPLSQMRAVSEEVDLTCVVDRYDTLLRHSDLMQGEIWDKLKPDVVIRLGQAPTSKVLGAYLSKLDDVRQIVVDESDEWRDPLFRASELWLTDPVILFSELKELLPQRETSLFAQHWLSLNDSIEKRQVFEVEHIEEQYVGEDLPHLFEGRIFTELARVLPLDARLFVGNSMPVRDVDSFFPKMHKSLFMLANRGASGIDGIVSSALGACAGTSRKTVLVIGDVSFYHDLNGLLIAKQYQLDLTIILVHNDGGGIFSFLPQATQEDVFPYFETPHGLEFQSVIEMYGGSYHQVHTWSDFEVKMNAAMENHGLQVLELRTVRALNVEMHRKIFSACRDVLL, from the coding sequence ATGTCAATCAATCCCCATTTAGATGTTGTTACAGCGTTTGTTTCGGAACTTGCACAGCTTGGAGTGAAGCATGTCTGTATATCTCCTGGTTCTAGATCCACACCGCTTACTATTTCTTTTGCTCGGCATGGTGAATGTAAGACGTGGACATTACTTGATGAACGCTCTGCTGCATTTTTTGCGTTAGGACTCGCGCGTTCATCTGGAGAACCAGTTGTTCTAGTCTGTACCTCGGGAACTGCTGCGGCCAATTACTTGCCAGCGGTGGTAGAAGCGCGGTATAGTCGCGTACCGCTCATCGTACTTACTGCTGATCGTCCAACAGAATTAAGAAATGTAGGAACCAATCAAACCATCGAGCAAGTAGGGTTATATGGCGCACACGTTAAATGGAGTATAGAAATGCCTACTCCAGATGGAGCCAAGGAGCTGTTGGCGCATGCTCGGTCAACTGCTGCGCGTTCTGTTGCGATCGCACTATCTACACCCAAAGGACCTGTTCATATCAATTGGCCATTTCGTGAGCCGTTGTTGCCGCCGTATGAAGTACAAGATGAAGTAAACACACAGTTGCCAAAAGGGCTGCATATAGAGAGTGGGCAAAGACAGTTGACGGCATCAAGGCTAGAATATCTTGCTAAGATGCTCACATCGATAGAAAATGGTCTATTTGTTGTTGGACCACAGTTTCAACAAGAGTTAGCCGCTCCTTTGTTAGAAGTTGCGACTCGTCTACAGTTTCCAGTTCTGGCAGATCCCTTATCGCAAATGCGCGCAGTTTCAGAAGAGGTGGATCTTACTTGTGTGGTAGATCGCTACGACACCTTATTGCGTCATAGCGATCTGATGCAGGGGGAGATATGGGACAAGTTAAAACCCGATGTCGTTATTCGTTTAGGGCAAGCACCTACGTCTAAAGTTTTGGGAGCATATCTTAGTAAGTTAGATGATGTGCGACAAATTGTAGTAGATGAGAGTGATGAGTGGAGAGATCCTCTGTTTCGGGCTTCTGAATTATGGCTAACAGATCCGGTTATCCTTTTTTCTGAGTTAAAAGAGTTGTTGCCACAACGTGAAACATCATTGTTTGCACAACATTGGTTATCGTTGAATGACAGTATAGAGAAGCGTCAAGTTTTTGAGGTAGAGCACATTGAGGAACAGTATGTAGGTGAGGATTTACCCCATTTATTTGAAGGGCGCATTTTTACAGAACTTGCACGTGTATTGCCACTTGATGCAAGATTATTTGTCGGCAATAGCATGCCAGTGCGCGATGTTGATTCTTTTTTTCCAAAGATGCATAAGTCACTCTTTATGTTGGCCAATAGAGGGGCAAGTGGCATCGATGGGATCGTATCAAGTGCGCTTGGGGCTTGCGCAGGAACTTCTAGAAAAACAGTATTGGTCATTGGCGATGTATCTTTTTATCATGATCTAAATGGCCTTTTAATAGCGAAACAATATCAGCTGGATTTGACGATTATCTTAGTGCATAACGATGGGGGAGGTATATTTTCCTTTCTACCGCAAGCTACACAAGAAGATGTTTTCCCATACTTTGAGACACCACATGGCCTTGAATTTCAATCGGTCATTGAGATGTATGGAGGCTCCTATCATCAGGTGCATACTTGGTCAGACTTCGAAGTCAAAATGAATGCGGCTATGGAGAATCATGGATTGCAAGTTCTTGAGCTACGTACGGTACGAGCATTGAATGTGGAGATGCATCGTAAAATATTCTCTGCCTGCAGGGATGTTTTATTGTGA